The sequence CGCCTTCCGCCAGCAGCGACAGCAGCATGTACCGCCGCCGCCGCTCGTCGGAGTCCAGCCGGATGCCGTAGCCCACCTCGCCGAAGGACGCCTCGGTGCGCTCGCTGTACGCGGCGATGATGGAGCGCACCTCGCGCGAGCCCACCGCGTACTCGGACGAGTAGTGCACGCTGCCGGTGTACGAGCGCGCCCCGCACCCCAGCCCCACCATGCCGTCCTCCTGGCAGCGGTACACGGGGCCTCCGAGGTCCGGCGCGTGCTTCGCGCGGAACATGCGCATGGACACCTGCGAGTAGCCCTGGGACAGGAGGAAGTCGCGGCCCGCTCGGTAGAGCGCCAGGCGCAGGTCATCCCACGCGCGCGCCTTCTTGCCGAGGAACGTGAGCGGCCGCACGTAGAGCGGATAGAGGTACAGCTCCTCGGGGTTGAAGCGGAGGGCGGCGCGAATCGAGTGGAGGAAGGTCTCCACCGTCTGCCCCTCCATGCCGTAGATGAGGTCGATGTTGAGCGTGGGGAAGCCCACGGAGCGGATGAGGTCCAGCGAGGCCTCCACCTGCGCCGTCTTCTGGGGCCGCTTCACCGCGGCCACCTCCGCCTCCAGGAAGCTCTGCACGCCGATGCTCACCCGGTCCGTGCCGCGCGAGCGCAGCGCGCGCAGCTTCTCCGCGTCCACCGTCTCCGGAGACACCTCCACGGCCACGGGGATGTTCTTCAGGTCCGCGCCCATGACGCCTTCCATGAGGTCGAACACGCCGTGCAGACCGGCCACGTCGAGCAGCGTGGGCGTGCCACCGCCGATGGCGACTCGGGCGAAGGAGGCCGGGCCGAGCGCCTCTTTCACCCGGCGCGTCTCACGGCCGAGCGCGGAGAGGTAGCCATCCACCACCTCCTGCTTCGGGCCCGCGGCGGTGAAGAGGTTGCAGAAGCCGCAGCGCATCTCGCAGAAGGGCACGTGGACGTAGAGGAACAGCGCGTCGCGCCGCTCCTCCGCCCAGACGGATTCCAGGGGGAGCGCGGGGGTGAAGGGCCGGTAGGCCGTCTTGTGGGGGTAGCCGTACAGGTACGCCACGTAGGGCGACTCCCCCAGCATCTGCTCCAGGTGCGTCATGGTGCGGTGTCTCGATTCAGCAGGAAATCGGCGTAGGGCACCGTCCAGACGACGGGGTGGCCCAGGCGATGGCCGGTATAGCCGTCCTCGCCATAGGCCGTCCCGTGGTCCGAGCAGACGATGCAGAAGGCAGGCCCCCGGCGCCGCAGGGCCGCGAAGAGGGGCGGAAGCTGGCGGTCCACGTACTCCAGCGCCGCGGCGTGCGAGGCCCGTGAGTCCTCGGTGGCTCCGGGCAGGTAGTGCCGGTTGGGCTGGTGCAGCGCGGACACGTTGATGAACAGGAAGACGCGCTGCTCGCGGGGCAGCGCATCCAGGCGGCTCACCGCGAGGGCCACCTGGTGCTCGGTGGAGCGCGGGTCCGTGACGCCCAGCTCCCGGCTCCAGTGGCTCTCCGTAAAGAGGCCGGGGAGCACGTTGCCCAGCGGGTTGCGCTTGTTGAAGAAGCCCACGCCGCCGATGCAGACGGTGTGGTAGCCGCGCCCGGCGAGGCCGGTGACGAGGTCCGGCGCGTCGAGCACGCACGTGCCCGGGGCCGTCGTCTCGCTGCCCTCGAAGCGCATGGCGAACAGGCGCGGGTGCAGGCCCGGCGCGACGGGCGTGGGCAGGAAGCCCGCGAAGAAGGCGTGGTGCGCGGCGTAGGTGAAGCTCGCGGGCGAGTGGCGCTGCTCCCACTGGCCTCCGGGCATCAGCGCGGTGAGGTTGGGCGTGCGCCCGCGCGCGGCCGTCTCCTCCGCCACGTCGTAGCGGAGGGTGTCCAGCGTGAGGAAGAGCAGGTCGTGCGAGCCGACCACGGCGTTCATGTCCATCGCGCGAGCACCTCCTCGATGGGGCCCGTGTCGCCCACGATGCGCTCCACGGTGAAGGTGGGCGGCGGCAGCCCGTACGGCCACGGCCGGCCATGGGACACCCAGCACGTGGCCATGCCCAGGCGTGCGGCGCCGGCGATGTCTCGCTCCGGGTCGTCACCCACGTGGAGCACATCGCCGGGGGCCCGGTCCACGCGAGCGAGCGCGGCCTGGAAGATGCGCGCGTCCGGCTTCTCCGCGCCCACCTCCCCGGACAGGAAGGTGTCGGACAGCAGGTCAAAGAGGCGGGCGTAGCGCATCTTCATGTGCTGCACCCGTGCCGAGCCGTTGGACACCACCGCCACCTGCCGCGCACGCGTCAGCCGCTCCACCAGCGAGCAGACAGCCTCGTCCGGCTTCACGAACATGGGGATGTGCGTGGACATGTCCTGCCAGAGCGCCTCGGGCGTCAGCCCCAGGCTGGGGAAGGTCTCCGTCACGCGCTTGCAGAAGACGGTGCGGTCCGTGGCGCCGCGCCGGTCCAGCGCGTGGACCTCGGCGAGGACCGCGGCGCGGGTGGCCCTGGGGAAGGCCTCCGCGTGCCGGGAGAAGAGGTACTCGACGTAGCGGGCGAAGGCGTCCGCGCGGTCGATGAGCGTGTCGTCCAGGTCGAAGAAGACGGCCCGGGGCCGCATCCGAGCATTCCTCCCGAAGGGCCCCGAGGATATGCCGCCTCGCCCCCGTGGAACAGGGCCCGCGCCCTCCCCTGCCTCCCGGCGGAGGCAGCCCGGAATTCCGGACCAGGTCAGGTCCCCGAAGGCTTCCGGCTGACGAACTCGACCACGGCCCGCGCGAAGGCCTCAGGCTCCTCGAGATAGATGAAGTGACCGCTGTTCTCGAACCAGCGGACCTCGGCGTTCCACGCCCGGGCGGCTGCCTGGATTGCAACCTCTCCAATCACGTGGCTCCTCCGGCCACCGAAGACAATCGCTGGCGCGGCGAGAGGCTTCATCAGCTCCGGGTGGGGCGAGTCGATGAATCCGTCCACGAAGTACTTCGAGGCGACCGGGCCGCTGTCGCAGGCCATCAGCCCTGACTCCGCGTCCAGCGCCTCGTTGCGCCGCTGGCCCTCGTCGGAGGCGAAGTGGAGCTGTCGCTGGAGTGGAAGCCTGCCGAGCAGCCCGTAGGCGGCCATGATGCGCTGAAAAGGTGAGTCCCGGCTCGTGGTCAGCTCGCGCAGGGGCTCCACCTTGTCGGGGAACCGCTCGGGCGCCATCGCCGCGAGCGTCGCGAGCTGGTACTCCAGCGCGCCCACGATGTTGCCGCTCGTCTCGGCGAGAATCAGCCCGCCCACGTGCTCCGGATGGGCGCGCTGGTACTCCAGCGCGACGAGCCCGCCGAACGAGTGCCCGATGAGGAAGATGCGCTCGGCTCCGAGATGGGCTCGCAGCTTCTCGATATCGGCGACCGTGTTCTCGATTCCAAGCTGCTCGGGCCGGGAGCGGAACCACGACCGGGCACAGCCTCGCTGGTCGAGGTAGACCATCCGAAGGTGGGGCTCCAGCAGGGCGCCAACCGCCTTCTCGAAGGCGTAGGCGTTGTACCCGGGCCCACCGTGGAGGAACAGCACCACGGGGCCGGTGGCTTGCCCCGCGGCCTTGTACCAAAGGGACACCCCATCCCCGACGGAGAGCAGGGCACCATCGGCGGGCCGCGTCGAGCCGCACTGAGGCGGAACCGCTTCCTCGCGGGAAGGCACCACCGGGGGCGCGGTCTGACAGCCAAGGACCGGGACGAGGAACAAGGCCAGGAGCAAACGCATGGTGGCGCATTAACACGCGCACCACTCCATGGAGATGGAATCCCCCGAGGAAATTCGTCAGCCCATGAGTCTGCGCAACAGCACGCTGAGCACCATGAGGATGACGGGGCCGAAGAGGAAGAGCAGCACGGCCCAGGCCGCCAGCCTCCGGCGCGAGTCGCGCCGCGACTCTCCGCCCGCGACCTTCCGCTCGGCGCAGTCCTCGCAGAGGGATGAGCCCTGGGCGCCCTGCACGTCGCACTCCTCGCAGAGGAAGGTGCCGCAGCGCGCGCACGTCGCGGTGGAGCGCTGACCGTGAACAGGGCAGACCGCTTCTTCGGAGTCGGTGGCGCCCGGTGACGCGGGGCGCGCATTCTCCGGAGCCTCCGCGGAAGCCTCGAGGAGCGCCTGGGCCCGCTCGAGGTCCTCCGAGGCGACGAGCACATTGACCTCGATGTACCCGCCCATGACCGCGCCCAGCATGGCGCGGTGGTTCTCACCCTGGACGACGCACTCGATGCCGTGGGACTCCAGCAACGCGCGGACCATGGCCGCCTCCGCCGAGTCACCACAGCCCTTGAGCACCACGAGGTCCGACGACGCTTCCGGCTGGCTCACGCTCCCCCTCCCATCAGGAGCACCACTGTAGCCGCGTCCCTTCAGCGACGCCCAGCCACCCGGAGGACGAGCCGTCTCACGCTACCGGGCGAGGTCGATGGCCTCACCGTCGCGCGGAAGCTGGAGCCCATTGCCAAGGCCCGCCTTCTCCGCCTGCTGCTCCAGCGCCCGCACGGGCTCGCGGTAGTGGCTGAACGTGGTGTGGTGGATGGGAATGGTGCGTCGCGGGCGGAGCAGCGACATGAGCTGCAGCGCCTCGTCCGCGTCCATCGTCCGGAGCCCCAGCGGTCCATCCCCTCCCACGCCGCCCAGGTGGGGCAGGAACAGGTCCACCGCACCGAGCTGCGCGGGAAGCTGCCGCAGCTCCTCGCTCAGCATCGCGTCGCCCGTCCAGTACACCACGTAGGGCGAGTCGCCCTCCCAAGCGAGGACATACCCATTCCCCTTCCCCAGCTCCGTGTCGAGCGCGGAGTCATGCGAATGGTGCGCGGGCACCGCGGTGACGCGAACGCGCGAGCCGCCCGCCTCCAGCACCGTGGACTGTCCCCAGTCGAGCGCCCGCACGTTCGTGAAGCCGGCCTTCCGGACGTTGGCCTCCGAGGCGGGAGCGACGATGAGCAGCGTGTCCTTGGGAAGCAGCTCCTTCGCCCGGGCATCGAAGTGGTCGGCGTGCCCGTGACTGAGGATGACGGCATCGAGCCGCCCCAGGGGCACCTCCGGCGGGTCCACGTAGCGGGTGATGTCCGCATTGGGAGCACCGGTGGAGGGATGCTTCGGGAGGACGAAGGCATGCGGCCCACGAGGCCCCAGCATGGGGTCCGTCATCAACCGCACGCCGCCGCGCTCCAGGAGGACGGTGGGCCCGCCGAACCAGCGCAGGGTGCCGTCACCGGCAGGCTTCCCGGAAGGAGGCGCTTCCGGCGCTCCACCCGCGGCCCCTCCAGCGCAGGCCGCGAGCAATGAAACCATCGCTGCAATGAGTCCCATCTTCCCGAGCAACATGGCGGTCTTCCTCTTCGAGGGCTGTGACGGGGGAAGACATGCGCGCCGGGCCTGCCGGAAACCAACGACATGCGCGTTGACCGTCCATGCATTTTCGCATGGGCTGTATCTGCTCCACGCATGGCATGCCTCCGCGAGACTCCGACCGATGCTCGACTGGGATGACCTCCGCTTCTTCCTCGCCGTTGCCCAGCACGGCAGCCTCTCGTCCGCCGCGCGCACGCTGCGCGTGACACAGCCCACGGTAGGCCGGAGGCTGGACGCGCTGGAACGGAGGCTCGGCTCCCGCCTCTTCCAGCGGACGCCCTCGGGCTTCACCCTGACGACCACCGGAGAGAGCATCCGCGCCCACGTCGAGCGCATGGAGCAGGACGCGCTCGCCGCCGAGCGTCAGGCCACCGGACGCGACATCGGTCTCTCCGGCACCGTGCGCGTGAGCACCACCGAATGGTTCGCGAGCCACGTGCTCGGGCCGCTGCTCGTACCGCTGACCGGGAAGCACCCCGCGCTGGGCATCGAACTGCACGCGGACGTGCGCCGGGTGAGCCTGACGCAGCGGGAGGCGGACCTCGCGCTGCGCGTGGTGCCCTTCGAGCAGCAGGACATCTTCCAGCGCAAGGTGGCCCGCGTCGGCTTCGGCCTGTACGCGTCCGAGGACTACCTCGCGAGGCACGGCGCGCCGGACTTCTCGCGCCAGTGCGAGGGCCACGCGCTCGTCACCATGAGCGACGAGTTGGGACCCATCGCGGACACCGCATGGCTGCGCGAGCTCGCGAGCCGGGCGCGCATCGCCTTCCGGCTGAACAACCGCGACGTCCAGGCGCGCGTGGCAATCTCGGGCGCGGGGCTGGCGTGCCTGCCGCGCTGCCTCGGCGATGCGATGACTGAATTGAGAAGACTCGCGACGCCCACGCCACCTCCGGCGAGGGACCTCTGGCTGGGCGTCCACCGCGACTTGCGCGCGACGCCCCGGGTCAAGGAGGTCGCGGACTTCATCGCCGGAGAGCTCCGACGCCTGGGCCCTACGCTGAATCCGGAGGATGTGCCGAAGCCGTCACGCCGGGCCCGCCCACCTCGCGCGTGAAGGTCCAGCCCCGCCCCGCGCACCTCACGCGTAAAGGCCCAGCCCCACCTCGCGCGTGAGGGCGTGAGCTATTGCTCGCTGAACACGGCCCTCAGCGGATTCCACGCGGCATTCGCGTAGGTCCGGGTGGGCCTGGGTGCCTCGGGTCTGCTCGGAGGCCGGGGCCGCTCGAAGGACCAGCACGACGGCGCCATCGAGAGGAACGCCCCCAGCACGACGCACGCCGCTCCCAGCCAGAAAGGATTGGTGTGGGACATGGCACTCCTCCTCGGCCGATGGAGCCTGGACCGCCCTTCGCGAACGGTCCTGACCGCGGCGCATATCGGCACGCCCGGCGCGCGTGCATGTCCCTGAACACCCACCCGGGTGGAAAATGTCACCGACTTCAGGGCGAGGGAGGTGTCGCGCTCTGCACGGAGTCGTAGTCCACCAGCGCGCGGATGACCTCCTCCCGTGAGTCCGTGAGCAGCAGGTAGCGCGCGTACTCCTGCC comes from Pyxidicoccus parkwaysis and encodes:
- a CDS encoding STM4012 family radical SAM protein, giving the protein MTHLEQMLGESPYVAYLYGYPHKTAYRPFTPALPLESVWAEERRDALFLYVHVPFCEMRCGFCNLFTAAGPKQEVVDGYLSALGRETRRVKEALGPASFARVAIGGGTPTLLDVAGLHGVFDLMEGVMGADLKNIPVAVEVSPETVDAEKLRALRSRGTDRVSIGVQSFLEAEVAAVKRPQKTAQVEASLDLIRSVGFPTLNIDLIYGMEGQTVETFLHSIRAALRFNPEELYLYPLYVRPLTFLGKKARAWDDLRLALYRAGRDFLLSQGYSQVSMRMFRAKHAPDLGGPVYRCQEDGMVGLGCGARSYTGSVHYSSEYAVGSREVRSIIAAYSERTEASFGEVGYGIRLDSDERRRRYMLLSLLAEGVDLEAYRQRFCTDVLADFPELLELETHGLGRRVDGVLKLTDAGVERSDLIGPWLHSERVRDMMQEYAWR
- a CDS encoding STM4013/SEN3800 family hydrolase — protein: MDMNAVVGSHDLLFLTLDTLRYDVAEETAARGRTPNLTALMPGGQWEQRHSPASFTYAAHHAFFAGFLPTPVAPGLHPRLFAMRFEGSETTAPGTCVLDAPDLVTGLAGRGYHTVCIGGVGFFNKRNPLGNVLPGLFTESHWSRELGVTDPRSTEHQVALAVSRLDALPREQRVFLFINVSALHQPNRHYLPGATEDSRASHAAALEYVDRQLPPLFAALRRRGPAFCIVCSDHGTAYGEDGYTGHRLGHPVVWTVPYADFLLNRDTAP
- a CDS encoding HAD family hydrolase, translating into MRPRAVFFDLDDTLIDRADAFARYVEYLFSRHAEAFPRATRAAVLAEVHALDRRGATDRTVFCKRVTETFPSLGLTPEALWQDMSTHIPMFVKPDEAVCSLVERLTRARQVAVVSNGSARVQHMKMRYARLFDLLSDTFLSGEVGAEKPDARIFQAALARVDRAPGDVLHVGDDPERDIAGAARLGMATCWVSHGRPWPYGLPPPTFTVERIVGDTGPIEEVLARWT
- a CDS encoding alpha/beta fold hydrolase, whose product is MSLWYKAAGQATGPVVLFLHGGPGYNAYAFEKAVGALLEPHLRMVYLDQRGCARSWFRSRPEQLGIENTVADIEKLRAHLGAERIFLIGHSFGGLVALEYQRAHPEHVGGLILAETSGNIVGALEYQLATLAAMAPERFPDKVEPLRELTTSRDSPFQRIMAAYGLLGRLPLQRQLHFASDEGQRRNEALDAESGLMACDSGPVASKYFVDGFIDSPHPELMKPLAAPAIVFGGRRSHVIGEVAIQAAARAWNAEVRWFENSGHFIYLEEPEAFARAVVEFVSRKPSGT
- a CDS encoding putative signal transducing protein, yielding MSQPEASSDLVVLKGCGDSAEAAMVRALLESHGIECVVQGENHRAMLGAVMGGYIEVNVLVASEDLERAQALLEASAEAPENARPASPGATDSEEAVCPVHGQRSTATCARCGTFLCEECDVQGAQGSSLCEDCAERKVAGGESRRDSRRRLAAWAVLLFLFGPVILMVLSVLLRRLMG
- a CDS encoding MBL fold metallo-hydrolase — translated: MLLGKMGLIAAMVSLLAACAGGAAGGAPEAPPSGKPAGDGTLRWFGGPTVLLERGGVRLMTDPMLGPRGPHAFVLPKHPSTGAPNADITRYVDPPEVPLGRLDAVILSHGHADHFDARAKELLPKDTLLIVAPASEANVRKAGFTNVRALDWGQSTVLEAGGSRVRVTAVPAHHSHDSALDTELGKGNGYVLAWEGDSPYVVYWTGDAMLSEELRQLPAQLGAVDLFLPHLGGVGGDGPLGLRTMDADEALQLMSLLRPRRTIPIHHTTFSHYREPVRALEQQAEKAGLGNGLQLPRDGEAIDLAR
- a CDS encoding LysR family transcriptional regulator translates to MLDWDDLRFFLAVAQHGSLSSAARTLRVTQPTVGRRLDALERRLGSRLFQRTPSGFTLTTTGESIRAHVERMEQDALAAERQATGRDIGLSGTVRVSTTEWFASHVLGPLLVPLTGKHPALGIELHADVRRVSLTQREADLALRVVPFEQQDIFQRKVARVGFGLYASEDYLARHGAPDFSRQCEGHALVTMSDELGPIADTAWLRELASRARIAFRLNNRDVQARVAISGAGLACLPRCLGDAMTELRRLATPTPPPARDLWLGVHRDLRATPRVKEVADFIAGELRRLGPTLNPEDVPKPSRRARPPRA